One segment of Macrotis lagotis isolate mMagLag1 chromosome 1, bilby.v1.9.chrom.fasta, whole genome shotgun sequence DNA contains the following:
- the LOC141523562 gene encoding large ribosomal subunit protein uL11-like, which yields MPPKFDPNEIKVVFLRCTGGEVGATSALAPKIGPLGLSPKKVGDDIAKATGDWKGFRITVKFTIQNRQAQIEVVPSASALIIRALKEPPRDRKKQKNIKHSGNITFDEIVNIARQMRHRSLARELSGTIKEILGTAQSLGCNIDGRHPHDVIDDINSGAVECPAS from the coding sequence ATGCCTCCCAAGTTTGATCCTAATGAAATCAAAGTCGTGTTTTTAAGGTGCACTGGTGGTGAAGTTGGTGCCACATCAGCTCTGGCCCCAAAAATTGGTCCCTTGGGTTTGTCTCCAAAAAAGGTTGGTGATgacattgccaaggcaactggtGACTGGAAAGGGTTTAGGATTACAGTGAAATTTACCATTCAGAACAGACAGGCCCAGATTGAGGTGGTGCCTTCTGCCTCAGCCTTGATCATCAGAGCTTTAAAGGAACCTCCTCGAGacagaaagaagcagaaaaatattaaacacagTGGAAACATCACTTTTGATGAGATTGTCAACATTGCTAGACAGATGAGGCACCGATCCTTGGCAAGAGAACTCTCTGGAACTATTAAAGAGATCCTTGGAACAGCCCAGTCTTTGGGCTGCAACATTGATGGCAGAcatcctcatgatgtcattgatgaCATCAATAGTGGAGCAGTGGAATGCCCAGCAAGTTAA